A stretch of Bacillus pseudomycoides DNA encodes these proteins:
- a CDS encoding DUF2515 domain-containing protein, translating to MDGNNQKRKWNGPSKALPLSLLEIKNELQKKSKNSTTSFKKAALTIEEKMLIYNIKEQTKQLNKNNVTRTRAYYQFYFQYPEIHWALLGHMVSRNGGWNMTDLKGDLFTRLLSEKDQLTYYSFLERGNWLIFQDVYPQFLLYEQSLKRSNTLFYLLPHLNVSTFMETMWNHFWKTGNHYTLAIATIINEQSYLEKRVIQNDYFKKTVLNSIGFKLFDFLRFNHILFPYYEDETKQKTLLFGDTMKHFTSLHERILLGKRLYSLLFRNEHTLSKVINWAHDHSHTASRKDYWPHLFSDVNEAFSREFYKRRTKNCQLRKGANRLYSPQLMYAWRDLEHEEAEKGDWFEDWRIVDYFIDKGENTNGKIENDYCKTMEKIELAILTKKNILLREEETEE from the coding sequence ATGGATGGTAACAATCAAAAAAGAAAATGGAACGGACCTTCCAAAGCACTACCACTTTCTCTTTTAGAAATAAAAAATGAATTACAGAAAAAAAGCAAAAACAGTACCACTTCCTTTAAAAAGGCTGCATTAACCATAGAAGAGAAAATGCTTATTTATAACATTAAAGAACAAACAAAACAACTAAACAAAAATAACGTGACGAGAACACGTGCTTATTATCAATTTTACTTTCAGTATCCTGAAATACACTGGGCTTTACTTGGACATATGGTATCACGTAATGGCGGTTGGAATATGACAGATTTAAAAGGAGATTTATTTACAAGACTGTTATCAGAAAAAGATCAACTTACCTACTATTCTTTTTTAGAACGGGGAAACTGGTTAATCTTCCAAGATGTGTATCCACAATTTTTACTATATGAGCAAAGCCTCAAAAGATCCAACACTCTCTTTTACCTCCTACCCCATCTCAATGTCTCAACGTTTATGGAAACAATGTGGAATCATTTTTGGAAAACGGGCAATCACTATACATTAGCTATAGCAACGATTATTAATGAACAAAGCTATTTAGAAAAAAGAGTCATTCAAAATGATTACTTTAAAAAGACCGTACTAAATAGTATTGGATTTAAACTCTTTGACTTCTTACGTTTTAATCATATCCTTTTTCCATATTACGAAGATGAGACTAAACAAAAAACATTGCTATTTGGTGATACAATGAAACACTTTACCTCCTTACATGAGCGAATTCTACTAGGTAAACGATTATACTCTTTATTGTTTCGCAACGAGCATACGTTATCCAAAGTAATAAACTGGGCTCACGATCATTCACATACTGCTTCACGAAAAGACTACTGGCCTCATTTGTTTTCCGATGTAAATGAGGCATTTTCCCGAGAATTTTATAAACGCAGAACAAAAAACTGTCAGCTTAGAAAAGGCGCGAATCGTTTATATAGCCCTCAGTTAATGTATGCATGGAGAGATTTGGAACATGAAGAGGCAGAAAAAGGGGACTGGTTTGAAGACTGGCGTATCGTAGACTATTTCATTGATAAAGGAGAAAATACAAATGGAAAGATTGAGAATGACTATTGTAAAACGATGGAAAAAATTGAACTTGCAATCCTTACAAAAAAAAATATCCTTCTCAGAGAAGAAGAAACAGAAGAGTAA
- a CDS encoding CBO0543 family protein, with amino-acid sequence MERLRMTIVKRWKKLNLQSLQKKISFSEKKKQKSNHLAFIVTIIFSCFIGTYLDYLFVSTQMYAFPVRPFPNIFSVNIAFTFLILPTFTVFFLRIAKRLSTLSRILFIILIGISASISEQFAESLGLFTHSEDWHHSYSFFGYMIFMFFMWKIYRWLQY; translated from the coding sequence ATGGAAAGATTGAGAATGACTATTGTAAAACGATGGAAAAAATTGAACTTGCAATCCTTACAAAAAAAAATATCCTTCTCAGAGAAGAAGAAACAGAAGAGTAATCACCTAGCATTTATAGTCACCATCATTTTCTCCTGTTTCATTGGAACATATTTAGACTATCTATTTGTGAGTACACAAATGTATGCTTTTCCAGTCAGACCATTTCCAAACATATTTTCGGTAAATATCGCTTTTACATTTTTGATATTGCCAACCTTTACTGTTTTCTTCTTACGTATAGCAAAGAGATTGTCTACACTTTCAAGAATTCTATTTATTATACTGATTGGCATTAGCGCAAGTATATCGGAACAATTTGCTGAAAGCTTAGGATTGTTTACTCATAGTGAAGATTGGCATCATTCGTATTCTTTCTTCGGATATATGATTTTCATGTTTTTTATGTGGAAGATTTATCGGTGGCTACAATACTAA
- a CDS encoding HAD-IIB family hydrolase, producing MYMKFIFDIDGTICFKGNPLTEGIIQALDTCHARGHEIIFASARPIRDLLPVIPRHMHHYSMIGGNGAFVVKEGKVIEVTPFDKSTMKSIRSLIEEHHLAYLIDSQWDYAYTGSENHPIYRNIDPDKLATNVSIDCIDEMVKVVLFPDGNEEKLVQVLHELPVQMYAHHQEDIIDISPLGIDKWKGLQKLGVEEGSFIAFGNDANDVPMFLHAKEGVCIGDHKMLRSVASMSLQSNEQCIIEKIIKLSDIESRNIWDLMRNL from the coding sequence ATGTATATGAAATTTATTTTTGATATTGATGGTACAATTTGTTTTAAAGGAAACCCATTAACGGAAGGTATAATTCAAGCATTAGATACTTGTCATGCTAGAGGACATGAAATCATATTTGCATCTGCTAGACCAATAAGAGATTTATTACCTGTAATACCAAGGCATATGCATCACTATTCAATGATTGGTGGAAATGGGGCATTTGTTGTAAAAGAAGGAAAAGTCATTGAGGTTACACCATTTGATAAATCAACAATGAAGTCTATTCGTTCATTAATAGAGGAGCATCACCTTGCTTATTTGATCGATAGTCAATGGGATTATGCTTATACTGGAAGTGAAAATCATCCAATTTATCGCAACATAGATCCTGATAAATTAGCTACTAATGTATCGATTGATTGCATCGATGAAATGGTGAAAGTTGTGTTGTTCCCTGATGGGAATGAAGAAAAATTAGTGCAAGTGTTACATGAACTACCTGTGCAAATGTATGCACATCATCAAGAGGACATAATTGATATAAGTCCATTAGGGATTGATAAATGGAAAGGATTACAAAAGTTAGGAGTAGAAGAAGGATCATTCATCGCTTTCGGTAACGATGCAAATGATGTACCAATGTTTTTGCATGCGAAAGAGGGAGTTTGTATTGGTGATCATAAAATGTTGCGCTCCGTTGCATCTATGAGCCTACAGAGTAATGAGCAATGTATTATTGAAAAAATTATTAAGTTATCAGACATAGAATCTAGGAATATATGGGACTTAATGAGGAACCTTTAA
- a CDS encoding Crp/Fnr family transcriptional regulator, whose translation MKKIEDDLLLSTYLTNEHIQKLFTHLHHPFQIRRYDVKEIVLHEGEAIDGLYIQISGRTKITTSVITGKALLLRFCSAVSIMGDIELIQNVNIQSHVSAEEKTDFIFINKHYVNNVLLHDIAFSQELLHHVTYKLQTCTTASRINLLASVETRFASYLCTIRNTSKLFGREIRTTDHHEIASLIGTTTRHLNRIIEKLSITNVIRKENKQIIVKDWESIERISNGLRYE comes from the coding sequence ATGAAAAAAATTGAAGACGACTTGCTACTATCAACTTACTTAACAAATGAACATATACAGAAACTTTTTACACATCTTCATCACCCATTTCAAATTCGACGATATGATGTAAAAGAGATTGTGTTACACGAAGGAGAAGCTATTGACGGTCTATACATTCAAATATCTGGACGTACAAAAATTACGACGAGTGTAATTACAGGAAAAGCATTATTACTTCGATTTTGTTCTGCCGTTTCCATTATGGGTGATATTGAACTCATTCAAAATGTAAATATACAATCGCATGTAAGCGCTGAAGAAAAAACCGATTTTATTTTTATCAATAAACACTATGTTAATAATGTACTTTTACATGACATTGCTTTTTCACAAGAACTTTTACACCATGTGACTTACAAACTACAAACATGTACGACTGCCTCACGTATTAATTTGTTAGCTTCAGTGGAAACACGATTTGCAAGTTACTTATGCACAATACGAAATACCTCTAAACTATTCGGGAGAGAAATCCGTACAACAGATCATCACGAGATCGCTTCACTTATCGGTACTACAACTCGACATCTAAATCGCATTATCGAAAAATTAAGTATAACGAATGTCATTCGCAAAGAAAACAAACAAATTATCGTAAAAGATTGGGAATCTATTGAACGTATTTCTAATGGTTTAAGATACGAATAA
- a CDS encoding YfmQ family protein yields MTTWFVVMLALFGGLKILVSSIPTSVVESFVSRFELHPQLNEEAVTVTVDGKRLEGKDEIQIINQFNEAIFLEKYYFPPQHDGIPLVIEAKRGKHDVKFSIYSFDDHVDVIKQYKKKVIAYSLRSKPLQNRPMLVAGDVVHRIVKGIV; encoded by the coding sequence ATGACGACCTGGTTTGTAGTTATGTTAGCTCTTTTCGGTGGACTTAAAATATTAGTTTCAAGCATTCCAACCTCTGTTGTGGAGTCTTTTGTCAGTAGATTTGAACTACATCCACAACTTAATGAGGAAGCTGTGACTGTAACTGTTGATGGAAAACGCTTAGAAGGGAAAGATGAAATTCAAATAATTAATCAGTTTAACGAAGCGATATTTTTAGAGAAATACTATTTTCCGCCACAGCACGATGGGATTCCATTGGTGATTGAGGCAAAGAGAGGCAAACATGATGTTAAGTTTTCGATTTACAGTTTCGATGATCACGTTGATGTGATTAAGCAATATAAGAAGAAAGTAATTGCGTATAGCCTACGTTCAAAACCACTTCAAAACCGTCCTATGTTAGTAGCGGGAGATGTAGTTCACCGGATTGTCAAAGGGATAGTCTAA
- a CDS encoding PLP-dependent aminotransferase family protein — translation MEWRPNRADKTPVYKQIADYIEQGISSGEFSSESMLPSERTLAKELQVNRSTVVAAYEELKSLGIVERKKGSGTRVNTDIWGVSRKRTPNWGRYVEDGSFLPNLPLVQQIRTETQKDDLINLASGELSRDLFPADQFRRILSEQIFMENLGYDHPQGNEKLRETISSHVDKYKNIDVDPRSILITSGAQQALNLIVQCLLKPGDAIAIENPSYCFSLPMFKSAGLKIYHLPVDQHGMNPDDLIDLHRKHRIRMVFLNPDYQNPTGTVLSLSRRKKILGLSSEFGIPIVEDDPYSLTSFNGEVNPTLKSMDTNGNVLYISSLSKIVASGLRIGWVIGPPQVIERLADAKQQVDFGHSVFPQWIANQFLESENFHAHISMLRKQLKQRRDQLITSLGELLGNQVEFYVPEGGIHLWCQVQGSIDEYHLLGRAIQNGVAFVPGSVLGSKKEYVRFTFGRANTDLIHVGIKRFVETLNSIRR, via the coding sequence ATGGAATGGAGACCCAATCGTGCAGATAAAACGCCAGTCTATAAACAAATTGCTGACTATATAGAACAGGGAATTTCTTCAGGAGAATTTTCTTCAGAGAGTATGTTACCCTCGGAACGTACTTTAGCAAAAGAGTTGCAAGTGAACCGCAGTACGGTAGTAGCAGCATATGAGGAACTGAAATCACTTGGGATAGTAGAGAGAAAAAAAGGAAGTGGAACACGTGTAAACACAGATATATGGGGGGTATCACGTAAACGTACGCCAAACTGGGGGAGATATGTAGAAGATGGTTCATTCCTCCCGAATCTACCGCTAGTTCAACAAATTCGAACAGAAACTCAGAAGGATGATTTGATTAATTTAGCAAGTGGTGAGTTGTCACGGGATTTGTTTCCTGCTGACCAGTTTCGCAGGATTCTCTCAGAACAAATATTTATGGAGAATCTAGGATATGATCATCCACAAGGAAATGAAAAGTTAAGGGAAACGATTTCTTCACATGTAGATAAATATAAAAATATCGATGTAGATCCACGCTCTATTTTAATTACATCAGGGGCGCAGCAGGCACTTAATCTTATTGTGCAGTGCTTGCTTAAGCCAGGAGATGCTATTGCTATTGAGAATCCATCGTATTGTTTTTCGCTTCCGATGTTTAAATCTGCCGGGTTAAAAATATACCATTTACCCGTGGATCAACATGGCATGAATCCGGATGATTTGATAGATTTACACAGAAAGCACCGAATTCGCATGGTATTTCTAAATCCGGATTATCAAAATCCAACCGGAACGGTCCTTTCATTGTCTCGTCGCAAAAAGATTTTGGGATTGTCATCTGAATTTGGTATACCAATTGTGGAAGATGATCCTTATAGCTTAACTTCTTTCAATGGAGAAGTTAATCCAACCTTAAAGTCTATGGATACGAATGGAAATGTTCTATATATTAGTTCATTATCGAAAATCGTAGCATCTGGATTGCGAATTGGGTGGGTGATTGGTCCACCTCAGGTCATTGAGCGTTTAGCAGATGCAAAGCAGCAAGTAGATTTTGGACATAGTGTCTTTCCTCAATGGATAGCGAATCAATTCTTAGAATCAGAAAATTTTCATGCGCATATTTCTATGCTTCGTAAACAACTGAAACAGAGAAGGGATCAATTAATCACAAGTCTTGGGGAACTTTTAGGGAATCAGGTTGAATTTTATGTTCCAGAAGGTGGTATCCATTTGTGGTGTCAAGTGCAGGGTTCAATTGATGAATATCATTTATTAGGAAGAGCGATACAAAATGGTGTAGCTTTTGTTCCAGGGAGTGTATTAGGTTCGAAAAAAGAATATGTACGTTTTACTTTTGGAAGAGCGAACACAGATCTTATTCATGTAGGAATTAAAAGATTTGTAGAGACTCTAAATAGTATTCGACGATAA
- a CDS encoding amino acid permease, with protein sequence MANKELKRGLEARHIQMIALGGTIGVGLFMGSASTIKWTGPSVMLAYAIAGIFIFFIMRAMGEMLYVEPGTGSFATFGHKYIHPLAGYITAWSNWFQWVIVGMSEIIAVGAYMQYWFPDLPAWIPGVITMVILGAANLISVKSFGEFEFWFAMIKIVTIVLMIIAGFGLIFFGFGNGGNAIGLSNLWENGGFFTGGWSGFFFALSLVVGAYQGVELIGITAGEAKDPKKTLTKAIQSTIWRILIFYIGAIFVIVTVYPWDQLNSIGSPFVATFAKVGITAAAGLINFVVITAAMSGCNSGIYSAGRMLYTLGINGQAPKYFAKVSRNGVPLFGTIGVLIGLAVGVILSYIAPKNLFVYVYSASVLPGMIPWFVILISQIRFRKAKGAEMDNHPFKMPFAPVTNYVTIAFLIMVLIGMWFNEDTRISLVVGIIFLAIVIISFYAFGIGKRVPVDVQTENEVVNR encoded by the coding sequence GTGGCAAATAAAGAGCTAAAAAGGGGATTAGAAGCGCGTCATATTCAAATGATTGCCTTGGGTGGTACAATTGGTGTTGGTTTATTTATGGGTTCAGCAAGTACGATTAAATGGACAGGTCCGTCGGTAATGCTTGCTTATGCAATCGCAGGAATTTTTATCTTTTTCATTATGCGTGCGATGGGAGAAATGTTGTATGTAGAGCCAGGTACAGGTTCATTTGCGACATTTGGCCATAAGTATATACACCCATTAGCAGGGTATATCACGGCATGGAGTAACTGGTTCCAGTGGGTCATAGTTGGGATGTCCGAAATTATAGCGGTTGGGGCATATATGCAGTACTGGTTCCCAGATTTACCTGCTTGGATACCAGGTGTCATCACAATGGTGATTCTTGGTGCGGCGAACTTAATTTCTGTTAAATCATTTGGTGAATTCGAATTTTGGTTTGCGATGATTAAAATTGTTACCATTGTTTTAATGATTATTGCGGGGTTTGGTCTTATTTTCTTCGGATTTGGTAACGGAGGGAATGCGATTGGATTATCGAATCTTTGGGAAAATGGCGGCTTCTTTACGGGTGGCTGGTCAGGATTTTTCTTTGCTCTATCATTAGTTGTTGGAGCTTACCAAGGTGTTGAATTAATTGGGATTACAGCTGGCGAAGCAAAAGATCCGAAAAAAACGTTAACGAAAGCAATTCAAAGTACGATTTGGCGTATTTTAATCTTTTATATTGGTGCCATTTTTGTTATTGTAACTGTTTATCCTTGGGATCAACTAAATTCAATTGGCAGCCCATTTGTTGCAACTTTTGCAAAAGTTGGGATTACTGCAGCTGCTGGACTGATTAACTTTGTTGTAATCACAGCTGCAATGTCTGGATGTAACAGTGGTATTTACAGTGCAGGGCGTATGCTTTATACACTAGGAATAAATGGACAAGCACCAAAATACTTTGCAAAAGTCTCCCGTAACGGTGTGCCTTTATTCGGTACAATTGGTGTATTAATTGGTTTAGCGGTTGGTGTTATTTTAAGTTATATTGCACCAAAAAATTTATTCGTGTATGTATATAGTGCGAGTGTACTTCCTGGTATGATTCCGTGGTTTGTTATTCTGATTAGTCAAATTCGATTCAGAAAAGCAAAAGGAGCTGAAATGGACAATCATCCGTTCAAAATGCCATTTGCACCTGTTACAAACTATGTAACGATTGCCTTTTTAATTATGGTACTAATCGGTATGTGGTTTAATGAAGATACACGAATCTCACTTGTTGTAGGAATTATTTTCCTGGCAATTGTTATCATTAGTTTTTATGCTTTTGGAATTGGTAAGCGTGTTCCAGTAGATGTTCAAACAGAAAATGAAGTGGTTAACCGTTAA
- a CDS encoding cell wall metabolism sensor histidine kinase WalK codes for MRSLYSRFVIISVFIMLISSILAFLLTNVYYHVYLKPYNSEKILKYAQEVKYLYEKNTEQNKDDYLQSISNLGFEVYVVDDKKQGKRYDDNFKKMNISEETIEHVLEGNIYNGIATYPNHLFATGFFDNTLLNSIGIPIENNGKGYALFIRPDIQHQFGELRIFYAVLLGLIIVISLICIAVATRFIVRPIQRFTHATKEIANGKYDLALPENRKDELGTLATSFRKMTKKLQNVDRMRQEFVSNVSHEFQSPLSSIQGFSKTLQTNDLTVVEQKHYLEIIESESRRMSSLCKQLLILASLDKEDLTLLKQPFNLGKQIRDIIFMLEWEWRIKDLAVEMDVPNMQIYGDENLLYQVWTNLFINSIKFTESAGTISFEAEELETEWRISITDMGIGIPENAVKKIFDRFHKVDTARNRKVTGSGLGLSIVKKVVDLHEGAITVDSELGKGTTFSIYLPKQEAESI; via the coding sequence ATGCGCTCGTTATATTCTAGATTTGTTATCATATCAGTTTTTATTATGCTGATTAGTAGTATATTGGCATTTTTACTTACAAATGTATATTATCATGTTTATTTAAAACCATATAACAGCGAGAAAATTTTAAAATATGCACAAGAAGTAAAATATTTATATGAGAAAAATACAGAACAAAATAAAGATGATTATTTACAATCTATTTCTAACCTTGGCTTTGAAGTTTACGTAGTAGACGATAAAAAACAAGGCAAACGCTACGATGATAATTTCAAGAAAATGAATATTAGCGAAGAGACAATTGAACATGTATTAGAAGGAAATATATACAATGGAATTGCAACGTATCCTAATCATTTATTTGCTACTGGCTTTTTTGATAATACACTTTTGAATAGTATTGGGATTCCTATCGAAAACAATGGTAAGGGTTATGCACTATTTATTCGTCCGGATATTCAACATCAATTTGGAGAATTACGTATTTTCTATGCTGTTTTATTAGGGTTGATTATTGTAATCAGTCTAATTTGTATCGCGGTAGCTACGCGCTTTATCGTTCGCCCTATTCAAAGATTTACACATGCGACAAAAGAAATTGCAAATGGCAAATATGATTTAGCACTACCAGAAAATCGTAAAGACGAACTTGGTACACTTGCAACTAGCTTTCGCAAGATGACCAAAAAATTGCAGAATGTAGATCGGATGCGACAAGAATTTGTTTCGAATGTTTCGCATGAATTTCAGTCTCCCCTTTCATCTATTCAAGGATTTTCCAAGACATTACAAACAAACGATTTAACGGTAGTGGAGCAGAAACATTACTTAGAAATCATTGAATCAGAAAGTCGCCGCATGTCCAGTTTATGTAAACAGTTATTAATACTAGCGTCACTTGATAAAGAAGATCTTACTTTACTTAAACAGCCTTTTAATCTAGGAAAGCAAATAAGAGATATTATTTTTATGCTTGAGTGGGAATGGAGAATAAAAGATCTTGCAGTTGAAATGGATGTTCCTAACATGCAAATTTACGGAGATGAAAACTTGCTCTATCAAGTTTGGACCAACTTGTTTATCAATAGTATTAAATTTACAGAAAGCGCCGGAACAATTTCATTTGAAGCGGAAGAGCTGGAAACAGAGTGGCGTATTTCGATTACTGATATGGGTATTGGTATACCTGAGAATGCAGTGAAAAAAATATTTGATCGATTTCATAAAGTTGATACTGCCCGAAATAGAAAAGTAACTGGAAGTGGATTAGGTCTTTCTATTGTAAAAAAAGTGGTTGACCTTCATGAAGGAGCAATAACAGTTGATAGTGAACTTGGAAAAGGAACGACCTTCTCTATTTACCTTCCAAAACAAGAAGCAGAGTCTATCTAA
- a CDS encoding ABC transporter permease, with the protein MFLALKELKQSKLRYGLIGTIMVLLSFLVLIISGLANGLSHDNASSIIEMKADKFILSNDAEGKLSRSQIKQEDVDKVLAQVDEKDAVPMHIKVATLEKEESSNKVDVAIFSSKQDSFIAPKVVEGKNGTLENNEIIADESIKEKGIKLGNELVDPISQKAFKVVGFTQNQMFSHAPVVYMNENVWDSIALPHQKNYSVIALNTDKKIDNATVVDKKEVLQSIPGYKEEQGTLTMIIAFLLVISALLIGVFFYVITLQKTQQLGVLKAIGTKNSYLANSLVVQSIFLSGVALIIGIGLIFAVQAVLPASMPFLLTTTTILQYAGIFILISIFGTLISLYQVLKVDALEAIGGGM; encoded by the coding sequence ATGTTTTTAGCACTTAAAGAATTAAAACAATCGAAATTACGATACGGATTAATTGGTACAATCATGGTGTTATTATCATTTCTTGTACTTATCATATCAGGTCTAGCAAATGGTTTATCTCATGATAATGCCTCTTCTATTATCGAAATGAAAGCAGACAAGTTTATTTTATCAAATGATGCAGAGGGTAAATTATCACGCTCCCAAATTAAGCAGGAAGACGTAGATAAAGTATTGGCACAAGTTGATGAAAAAGATGCGGTTCCAATGCATATTAAAGTCGCAACACTTGAAAAAGAAGAAAGTTCAAATAAAGTTGATGTTGCTATTTTTTCAAGTAAACAAGATTCATTCATTGCCCCAAAAGTTGTTGAAGGAAAAAACGGCACTTTAGAAAACAATGAAATCATTGCTGATGAATCCATCAAGGAAAAAGGGATCAAGCTTGGAAATGAACTGGTAGACCCTATTTCTCAGAAGGCTTTCAAAGTTGTCGGATTTACACAAAATCAAATGTTTAGTCATGCACCTGTTGTTTATATGAATGAAAATGTGTGGGACAGCATTGCACTGCCACATCAAAAAAATTACAGTGTAATCGCCCTAAATACTGATAAAAAAATCGATAATGCAACAGTTGTTGATAAAAAAGAAGTACTGCAAAGTATTCCAGGTTATAAAGAAGAACAAGGAACATTAACGATGATTATTGCGTTTTTACTTGTAATTTCAGCATTATTAATTGGCGTTTTCTTCTATGTCATTACATTACAAAAAACGCAGCAATTAGGTGTATTAAAAGCAATCGGAACAAAAAACTCATATTTAGCAAATAGTTTAGTTGTACAGTCTATATTCTTATCTGGTGTTGCTCTTATCATCGGCATTGGCTTAATCTTTGCAGTACAGGCTGTGTTACCAGCTAGTATGCCGTTCTTATTAACAACAACAACCATCTTGCAATATGCAGGTATCTTTATCTTAATTAGTATATTCGGTACACTAATTTCTCTATACCAAGTATTAAAAGTAGATGCATTAGAAGCAATCGGAGGTGGCATGTAA
- a CDS encoding ABC transporter ATP-binding protein: MVTELKWETPSSLLKLDQVSKVYGEGETEVTALHPITLDVKEGEFIGIVGPSGSGKSTLLSIAGALLSPSKGNIYVSGQNITSLSEKEMTDIRLRKIGFIFQFANLVPFLTVKEQLLYIAKLKGEDKKEAGKLAEQLLKTFGLSHRMNHYPNQLSGGEKQRVAIARAFMNNPDLILADEPTASLDSKRAREVVERMKHEVKKNKKAAIMITHDEKMLDVCDRILTLRDGKLLRKNEV; this comes from the coding sequence ATGGTAACAGAATTGAAATGGGAGACCCCATCGTCATTATTAAAGTTGGATCAAGTAAGTAAAGTATATGGAGAAGGAGAAACAGAAGTAACAGCTTTACACCCAATTACGTTAGATGTAAAAGAAGGCGAATTTATCGGTATTGTTGGTCCGTCTGGCTCTGGGAAAAGCACATTGCTTTCCATTGCAGGTGCACTTTTATCTCCTTCGAAAGGAAATATTTATGTTTCTGGTCAAAATATAACAAGCTTATCAGAAAAAGAAATGACCGATATTCGTTTAAGAAAAATTGGATTCATATTCCAATTCGCGAACCTCGTACCTTTCTTAACAGTGAAAGAACAACTCTTATATATCGCTAAATTAAAGGGAGAAGATAAAAAAGAAGCTGGTAAACTTGCAGAACAATTACTGAAAACTTTTGGATTATCACATCGAATGAATCATTATCCAAATCAACTTTCAGGTGGTGAAAAACAACGTGTAGCCATTGCTCGTGCATTTATGAATAATCCAGACTTAATTTTAGCTGATGAACCTACTGCTAGTCTTGACTCCAAACGTGCTAGAGAAGTAGTTGAACGAATGAAACATGAAGTTAAGAAAAATAAAAAAGCAGCAATTATGATTACACACGATGAGAAAATGCTTGATGTATGTGATCGAATTTTAACACTTCGCGATGGAAAATTACTACGAAAAAACGAAGTATAG
- a CDS encoding HsmA family protein — translation MLASAITFITAALIFYTIGVWSEKFQKTLKPWHVVIFWLGLACDTIGTTLMEKIAEAGSLFSFHGITGLSAILLMLFHAVWATIVLIKKDTKMMTTFHTLSVIVWFIWLIPYISGLIYGMTNSF, via the coding sequence GTGTTAGCATCTGCTATTACATTTATTACAGCTGCACTCATTTTTTATACAATCGGTGTATGGAGTGAAAAATTCCAAAAAACATTAAAACCTTGGCATGTCGTTATTTTTTGGCTTGGGCTTGCATGTGATACGATCGGGACCACATTAATGGAAAAAATAGCAGAAGCAGGATCCCTATTCAGTTTTCATGGAATAACAGGCTTATCAGCAATTTTACTTATGCTATTTCATGCTGTTTGGGCAACGATTGTGTTAATTAAAAAAGATACAAAAATGATGACAACATTCCACACATTAAGCGTTATCGTATGGTTCATTTGGCTCATTCCATATATTTCTGGACTTATATACGGAATGACAAATAGCTTTTAA
- a CDS encoding DUF2871 domain-containing protein — MKKLYTAAFTYLIVGLLSGIFAREYTKAQGIQGTTLLNLLHTHVLVLGFLFFLIALALSKSFAFHEAKSFNMWFIVYNIGLVLTVSSMTARGLLQINGTDFNGLSHMAGMSHSIIGVGLVWFMILLKKSYKG; from the coding sequence ATGAAAAAGTTATATACTGCAGCATTCACTTATTTAATTGTCGGTTTATTATCAGGTATATTCGCGAGAGAATATACAAAAGCGCAAGGGATTCAGGGTACTACTTTACTGAACCTGTTGCACACACATGTGTTAGTTCTTGGATTTTTATTCTTCTTAATTGCCTTAGCCCTATCAAAATCATTTGCATTCCATGAAGCAAAAAGTTTTAACATGTGGTTCATCGTCTATAATATAGGATTGGTTTTAACAGTTTCTTCAATGACAGCCCGTGGACTTCTTCAAATCAATGGAACTGATTTTAATGGATTAAGTCATATGGCAGGAATGTCTCATTCTATCATCGGCGTCGGTCTCGTTTGGTTTATGATTCTATTAAAAAAATCATATAAAGGATAA